CTGAAACTTTAAGTCCAGAGGAAACATTTCTTTTTTTAAATGATTATCTGCGCGAAGTGGGACCTACTATCAGATCCCATAATGGATTTATTGAAAAGTATGTAGGTGACGCTATCTTCGCACTGTTTGAAAGGCAACCTGAAGATGCTTTGTCTGCTGCAATTGAGATGCACAAAGCAGTTGCAAGGTGGAACAAAAAGTCAAAATCCCATCGTGTGAGTGACATTCAATTCGGAGTAGGAATCCATTATGGAGAACTGATGCTTGGAATTATTGGTGAGGAACAGCGTATTGAGTCTGCCGTTCTCTCCGATTGTATGGGTGTTGCCAACTCTTTGGAATCTATGACAAAAAAATATGGCGCCAAAATCATTTTAAGTTTAGATGCTCTACTGGAATTACAACATCCTGATTCCTACCCACATAGACTGTTGGACTTTATTAAAATTCCAGCCAAACAGACGTTAATTGGGATTGCGCAAGTTTTGGTGGAAGGTGTCGAAGAGTCTTATGATTTAAAATTAAAAACCAAAGAACAATTCGAAGAAAGTGTGAATTTGTTTTGGGATGGGGAATTTGAAAAGGCAGGAGCCGGATTTCGTGCCGTTTTTGCCATCGATCCTTCTGACAAAGCAGCCAAATTGTATTTGGAACGCACTGAATTGTATGCGCAAAATGGGGCTCCCCCAGGGTTTGGGAAGGGGTTTTTGGCATAAAAAAGACATAGATTCGCCCCGATTCCTGAAAAAGTTCTTGAACTTCCTCTGTAAATGAACGAGAGTCAGTAATACGGAGATTCCCATGACTCAAGCCACTCTTACGCAAGCCCCTACCACTGGAAAGCCTGTGATCCAAACAAAAAGTTTTACTCCATCCGATATTGATCGTATCTTCAAAGCACAGAAGGCAAAAGCTTTGGAACTTCGGTTATCGAATTTCAAAACTCGTATCACAAAACTAAAGAAGCTGAAAGACGTTGTCCTTAAATACCAAACGGAAATCCAAAAAGCTCTTCACTCTGATTTTAAAAAATCTTCGGGTGAGGTAGACATTACTGAAATTCTACCTACCGTTGCCGAAATTAATGATGCCATCCGCCATGTAAAACATTGGATGCGCCCAAAAAATGTAATGACTCCACCGACTCTACTCGGTGCAACCAGCCGAATCATCTATGAACCAAAAGGGGTTTGTTTGATCATCGCTCCTTGGAATTATCCCTTTCATCTAGCCATAGCTCCTTTGGCAGCAGCCATTGCCGCTGGTAACACTGTAATGTTAAAACCTTCAGAGTTTACCCCGCATACTGCAGATGTCATTAAGGCGATGTTAAGCGAAGTATTTTCTGAAGAGGAAGTTGCTGTATTCGAAGGTGATGTTGCAGTTTCAACGGCACTGCTCGAAGCACCTTTTGATCATATCTTTTTTACAGGATCTACTCCTGTTGGTAAAATTGTTATGGCAGCAGCTGCAAAAAATCTTACCAGCGTAACATTGGAGTTAGGTGGTAAGTCTCCTTCCATCGTAGCAGAAGATGCGGACATGAAAGTGGCAGCAGAAAGAATTATGTGGGGAAAATTTCTGAATGCTGGACAAACTTGTGTGGCACCAGATTATCTTTTAATTCCCGAATCCAAAGTGGATGAATTTGTAAACAACGCTAAAGAAGTCACAGAAAGTTTCTTTAAATCGAAACCTGAAAACTTTACAGCGAGTCCTGACTTTTGTCGTATTGTAAATGCAAAGAACTTTGGTCGAGTTTCTTCTTATATGGATGATGCTGTCAAAAAAGGGGCTCATATTGCTTACGGTGGGGAAGTTCGAAGTTCCGATAATTTTATTTCACCAACCATTCTTACACATGTGTCTTTGGATGCACGTATTATGGAAGATGAAATTTTTGGACCACTCCTTCCTATTGTTACTTATAAAACCTTGGATGATGCCATTCACATCATCAACGAAAGACCAAAACCGTTGGCTTTGTACATTTTCACAAAAAAAAGCCGTACATCCAAATATGTTCTACGAAGAACTAGCTCCGGTGGGGCTGTGATCAACGACGTGATTTTACATTTGGTGAACCCAAATCTACCATTTGGTGGAGTGAATCATTCAGGTCATGGTAGTTATCATGGGCTTTTTGGATTCAAAACTTTTTCACATGAAAGGTCTGTTTTACAAACTCCTAAGGCATCCATCGCTAAGTTGATGTATCCACCTTATTCAAGTTTTGTGAGATTGATTGTAAGATTAACAACAAAGTTCTTTATTTAGACAACGTTCGATTAAAGACTACACTCCCGGGGAAACTCGGGAGTTTTTTCCTCAATTCTTTTAATAATACCTTCCACCTCAATCATTGTTTCTCCATACATGTTGTTTTAAAACTACTGATAAATATCAATTCCAAGATTGATTCTAATTCGTGACATCGTAATTGTGATTATTTTTGTGGAACTATGCAAAAGGATTACTCCGCGCATTTAGATTCCTTACGAATCACTTGGTTAAGTGAACCTTTCCACCTCGGAATTCCCATCATTGACTTGCAACATGTTTGGTTGGTTCATATTATTTTAGAGTTGGAAGAAACCATTGTCGAATCCGAAAAAGATGGGTCTGATGTGGATGTTCACGTATCTTTTCGGAAAGCTTTGGATTATGTGGCGGAACATTTTGCTTTAGAAGAAGACATTCTGGAACATTTTAATTATCCAAGTTTTAAAGAACATGTAAAGGGGCACCGTAATTTTGTAGAGCGGTTAACTGAAAAATATTATGAAGCCAAAGATAACCAAATGGCTGCTTTGGGTATTTTACAGATCCTTAAAAAATGGTTATTCCAACATATCTTACATGATGACACCGATTATGCTGATTTTTTTAAAGCTAGCGGAGTTGATTTAAAATCATACTGTAATGAAATTTTAAAATCTGGCAAATATCCAATTTCCAAAGAACAACTTTTGATTTATCAAAACATTGTACAAATGGATACAACCCATATTGCTCTACATGAACAGTCCATTGATACCATCCAAGAAATTCGAAACATTTGGAAAACATATAATCTTTCCACTGGTGTTCCTATTATAGATTTACAACATGTTTGGTTATTAAAAATGATCGTTGAATTGGATCACTCTCTTAAGTTAGGTGATGGTTCTAGTGATACGTTCCATCGGGTGATTGCTGCCGCTATTGAATACACAAAAGACCATTTTGGTGTGGAAGATAAAATCATGCGGTACTTTCGATTTACTGATGTGGTTAACCATATGAACCAACACAAACGGTTTATTGATTTTATCAAAACTAGAAATGATGAATTTAAATTAGGAAATCCTCGGGCCGGTTTGCACTTGGTTCAGGACCTTCGTAATTGGCTTTTGTCTCATATTGCTCTTGAGGATAAAAAAATCGGAATCGCTTTTGAGTCCCGTGTGCGGGAGCTTTCCGAGTTTACGAAAAAATTGCACCAAGCTGGCGAAATTGCCATTTCTCGGGAGCAAAAAAAACTATATAAGTTGGTGATGCAATCGGCTCCAGACCCTCTCGATTGATTTCTGTCGGAATTTGAATTGCCAAGCTGATTTTCCGGGAAAATCCTGTTTCCAAACCCCATGGAATACGAAGTTATCATCGGTCTGGAAGTCCACGTCCAACTCAACACTCTATCTAAAATTTTTTCTACGGCTACAAACGAATTCGGTGGTAGTCCCAATACTCATATTTCTCCGCTTTGCGTTGCTTTGCCTGGCACATTGCCTGTGTTAAACGAAGTTGTTTTGGAAAAAGCCGTTCGTGCAGGTGTTGCCCTCGGATGTGAGATCACTCAATTTACAAAATTTGATCGTAAAAATTATTTTTATCCTGATTTACCGAAAGGATATCAGATTTCTCAGTTTGATAAACCTTATGCAACACAAGGTGGAATTCATATCAAACTAAAAGGAGAAACAGATGAGAAGTTTATTCCTCTCACTCGGATCCATATGGAAGAGGATGCAGGAAAACTAATCCACTCTCATGATCCATCCATCAATCGTTCTTATGTTGATTATAACCGTGCGGGCACTCCTCTCATTGAAATTGTTTCGGAACCTGACTTACGTTCTTCTGATGAGGCATATGTTTATTTAAACGAACTAAAAACAATATTACGATACATTCAGGTTTCTGATTGTAATATGGAAGAAGGATCTCTTCGTTGTGATGCCAATGTCTCTATTCGTCCTAAAGGGGAAAAAGGATTTCGTACTCGAGTAGAAATCAAAAATTTAAACTCCTTTAAGGCCGTAAAACAAGCAATAGACTATGAAATCGAATGGCAAAAAGATGTTTATTCTCGTGGAGAATCATTTCGTCAAATGACAAAACTTTGGGATGCGACTTTGCTCAAAACCATCCCCATGCGTTCAAAAGAAATGAGTCATGACTATCGTTATTTCCCAGAACCAGATCTTCCTACCATTCAAATCTCTAGTTCTTTTATTGAAGACATTCGTAAAACTTTACCTGAACTTCCAAGACAAAAAAAAGAAAGATATAAAACTGAACTTGGCCTTCCGGATTATGATGCGGAAGTATTAACAAGTGAACGTGAGATTGCAGAATATTTTGAACAAGCTCTTCTCGTTTCCGGTGATGCCAAAAAAACATCTAACTGGGTGAAAGATGAAATTCTTGGAATTGTAAACAAAGAAAACATATCCATTCAGGAATTTGCAATTGATCCTTTGCGTATCGGTAAACTTGTAAAACTCATCAACTCGGGAGAGATCACAGGTAAAATAGCAAAAACTATTTTTGAAGATATGTTAACCACAAAAGACCAGCCAGAATCCATTGTGGAAACAAAAGGTTTAAAAGTGGTTCGCGATGATAAAGCACTTGAAGAGATTGTGATTCGTGTGATTGAATCTCAACCAGAATCAGTGGAAGGTTGGAAAAATGGAAAGGATCGGGTACTCGGTGCGATTGTTGGTGGTGTAATGAAAGAAACCAAAGGCAAAGCAGATCCGAAACTTGTAAATGATCTGATCCTCGCTAAACTTGGGCCACTCGGCGAAAA
This genomic interval from Leptospira perdikensis contains the following:
- a CDS encoding aldehyde dehydrogenase family protein — translated: MTQATLTQAPTTGKPVIQTKSFTPSDIDRIFKAQKAKALELRLSNFKTRITKLKKLKDVVLKYQTEIQKALHSDFKKSSGEVDITEILPTVAEINDAIRHVKHWMRPKNVMTPPTLLGATSRIIYEPKGVCLIIAPWNYPFHLAIAPLAAAIAAGNTVMLKPSEFTPHTADVIKAMLSEVFSEEEVAVFEGDVAVSTALLEAPFDHIFFTGSTPVGKIVMAAAAKNLTSVTLELGGKSPSIVAEDADMKVAAERIMWGKFLNAGQTCVAPDYLLIPESKVDEFVNNAKEVTESFFKSKPENFTASPDFCRIVNAKNFGRVSSYMDDAVKKGAHIAYGGEVRSSDNFISPTILTHVSLDARIMEDEIFGPLLPIVTYKTLDDAIHIINERPKPLALYIFTKKSRTSKYVLRRTSSGGAVINDVILHLVNPNLPFGGVNHSGHGSYHGLFGFKTFSHERSVLQTPKASIAKLMYPPYSSFVRLIVRLTTKFFI
- the gatB gene encoding Asp-tRNA(Asn)/Glu-tRNA(Gln) amidotransferase subunit GatB — encoded protein: MEYEVIIGLEVHVQLNTLSKIFSTATNEFGGSPNTHISPLCVALPGTLPVLNEVVLEKAVRAGVALGCEITQFTKFDRKNYFYPDLPKGYQISQFDKPYATQGGIHIKLKGETDEKFIPLTRIHMEEDAGKLIHSHDPSINRSYVDYNRAGTPLIEIVSEPDLRSSDEAYVYLNELKTILRYIQVSDCNMEEGSLRCDANVSIRPKGEKGFRTRVEIKNLNSFKAVKQAIDYEIEWQKDVYSRGESFRQMTKLWDATLLKTIPMRSKEMSHDYRYFPEPDLPTIQISSSFIEDIRKTLPELPRQKKERYKTELGLPDYDAEVLTSEREIAEYFEQALLVSGDAKKTSNWVKDEILGIVNKENISIQEFAIDPLRIGKLVKLINSGEITGKIAKTIFEDMLTTKDQPESIVETKGLKVVRDDKALEEIVIRVIESQPESVEGWKNGKDRVLGAIVGGVMKETKGKADPKLVNDLILAKLGPLGEKKKV
- a CDS encoding bacteriohemerythrin, translating into MQKDYSAHLDSLRITWLSEPFHLGIPIIDLQHVWLVHIILELEETIVESEKDGSDVDVHVSFRKALDYVAEHFALEEDILEHFNYPSFKEHVKGHRNFVERLTEKYYEAKDNQMAALGILQILKKWLFQHILHDDTDYADFFKASGVDLKSYCNEILKSGKYPISKEQLLIYQNIVQMDTTHIALHEQSIDTIQEIRNIWKTYNLSTGVPIIDLQHVWLLKMIVELDHSLKLGDGSSDTFHRVIAAAIEYTKDHFGVEDKIMRYFRFTDVVNHMNQHKRFIDFIKTRNDEFKLGNPRAGLHLVQDLRNWLLSHIALEDKKIGIAFESRVRELSEFTKKLHQAGEIAISREQKKLYKLVMQSAPDPLD